Proteins found in one Arachis stenosperma cultivar V10309 chromosome 8, arast.V10309.gnm1.PFL2, whole genome shotgun sequence genomic segment:
- the LOC130945411 gene encoding protein GL2-INTERACTING REPRESSOR 2, producing MKGGSWHTINYHRIYCIHCISRESLTQNLLFILSFRKQEMKGDTTKSGAELELKLNLCFPASSSSTTTDESSLESSNASSEMSCVSSSEEAKPMVLVGCLGCLMYVLLSGADPNPKCPNCNSRVLLDILKNEKINNPIP from the exons ATGAAAGGGGGTAGCTGGCACACCATAAACTATCATCGTATCTACTGCATACATTGCATTTCGCGTG AATCACTCACACAAAACCTTCTATTCATATTGTCTTTCCGCAAGCAG GAGATGAAAGGGGATACAACAAAGAGTGGTGCAGAGTTGGAACTGAAGCTGAACCTGTGTTTcccagcatcatcatcatcaacgaCAACGGATGAATCATCATTGGAATCTTCGAACGCGTCATCAGAGATGTCGTGCGTGTCTTCATCAGAAGAAGCAAAGCCAATGGTGCTGGTAGGTTGTCTTGGGTGCTTGATGTATGTTCTTCTTTCAGGTGCTGATCCCAACCCTAAGTGCCCCAACTGCAACAGTAGGGTCCTTCTTGATATCCTCAAGAACGAGAAGATCAACAACCCAATTCCATAG